In Rubrivirga marina, the following are encoded in one genomic region:
- a CDS encoding response regulator: MSSPIRVAVVEDHAGLRERLVQQLAFFDEVELVLVSESGDAFLADLAVRERSGAPTPDVVLMDIEMPGRDGIATTAELKKTWPSMEVLILTVYEDEDRIFAAVQAGASGYLLKDAGPDAVVRAVGEIAQGGAPTSPLVARKLLGYVRQQQDDARRSAETAEALRLTPRETDVLTRLVEDDTEAGIADSLGVSPHTIRTHVKNLYAKLQVHSRAQAVRAAFERGLV, translated from the coding sequence ATGTCCAGTCCCATCCGCGTCGCCGTCGTCGAGGACCACGCCGGCCTTCGCGAGCGGCTCGTCCAGCAGCTCGCGTTCTTCGACGAGGTCGAGCTCGTCCTCGTGTCGGAGAGCGGCGACGCGTTCCTCGCTGACCTCGCCGTCCGCGAGCGGAGTGGCGCCCCGACGCCCGACGTCGTGCTCATGGACATCGAGATGCCGGGCCGCGACGGGATCGCGACGACGGCCGAGCTCAAGAAGACGTGGCCGTCGATGGAAGTCCTCATCCTCACGGTCTACGAGGACGAGGACCGGATCTTCGCGGCCGTCCAGGCCGGCGCGAGCGGGTACCTCCTCAAGGACGCCGGGCCCGACGCCGTCGTCCGGGCCGTCGGCGAGATCGCGCAGGGCGGGGCGCCGACGTCGCCGCTCGTGGCGCGGAAGCTGCTCGGGTACGTCCGCCAGCAGCAGGACGACGCCCGGCGCTCGGCCGAGACCGCCGAGGCCCTCCGCCTCACGCCCCGCGAGACCGACGTGCTGACCCGCCTCGTAGAGGACGACACCGAGGCCGGCATCGCCGATTCGCTCGGTGTGAGTCCTCACACCATCAGGACCCACGTCAAGAACCTCTACGCCAAGCTCCAGGTCCACAGCCGCGCGCAGGCCGTCCGGGCCGCCTTCGAGCGCGGACTTGTCTAG
- the hisF gene encoding imidazole glycerol phosphate synthase subunit HisF: MLAKRIVPCLDIHDGRVVKGVQFVDLVDAGDPVEQARFYDASGADEVVFLDITATHEGRATLYDTIRRAADEVFIPLTVGGGVRTVEDVRNLLEAGADKVAINSAALADPDLLTRAADAFGAQCVVLAIDAKRTGTTASGWEVFTHGGRKPTGRDAVAWAAEGARLGAGELLVTSMDRDGTKIGYDLDLLRALDAVVDVPVIASGGAGTLDHLAEGLTEGRADAVLAASMFHFREVTVAEAKAHLAEAGVPVRPAAS; encoded by the coding sequence ATGCTTGCCAAGCGCATCGTCCCCTGCCTCGACATCCACGACGGGCGCGTCGTGAAGGGCGTCCAGTTCGTCGACCTCGTCGACGCCGGCGACCCGGTCGAGCAGGCCCGGTTCTACGACGCCTCTGGCGCCGACGAGGTCGTGTTCCTCGACATCACGGCAACGCACGAGGGGCGGGCGACGCTCTACGACACGATCCGCCGTGCGGCCGACGAGGTGTTCATCCCGCTGACGGTCGGCGGCGGGGTCCGCACCGTCGAGGACGTCCGCAACCTGCTCGAGGCGGGGGCGGACAAGGTGGCCATCAACTCGGCCGCGCTCGCCGACCCCGACCTCCTGACGCGCGCGGCCGACGCGTTCGGCGCCCAGTGCGTCGTGCTCGCCATCGACGCGAAGCGGACCGGCACGACGGCGAGCGGCTGGGAGGTGTTTACGCACGGCGGCCGGAAGCCAACGGGCCGGGACGCCGTGGCGTGGGCCGCCGAGGGCGCCCGCCTCGGCGCCGGCGAGCTGCTGGTGACGAGCATGGACCGCGACGGGACGAAGATCGGCTACGACCTCGACCTCCTCCGCGCGCTCGACGCCGTCGTGGACGTGCCGGTCATCGCGTCGGGTGGGGCCGGCACGCTCGACCACCTCGCCGAGGGGCTCACGGAGGGCCGCGCCGACGCCGTCCTCGCCGCCTCGATGTTCCACTTCCGCGAGGTCACGGTCGCCGAGGCCAAGGCGCACCTCGCCGAGGCCGGCGTCCCCGTCCGCCCCGCCGCGTCATGA
- a CDS encoding sensor histidine kinase, translating into MPILRRALLAACLAVALADAQPAFDTLTRVDGLPSDFVQAVYQDRFGFLWFGTDAGLARYDGRRVVPFTADDGLPDPFVYAIGEDGDGTLWVGTFRGLARREGGGFAEVETPFGDDPVLSVSQGPAGELLIRTGTHAALRRGGGWRVLPVGEGSGWAGAIPLPDGSIATSHRVGPTDDDAWELRAFPAGGGPPTPVASPEGVVGPRWLSEAGDGLTFCAGLEGVALGRIKLDRFVAEAVYPLTRARRVVLGSQGEVYAVGDNGGVWVADAPDTEPVLLSPLRGQDLIVDREGGVWVGTFGQGVLRLAGRHVERLTEDPTLRLTAADGVVWATGRDGLVRVDARTRVVQRNAFREGLREVAPARRGVIVTRGASAYALSDPMAPLGVLVAEDPGWISGIDARTDTLWVSGYGSGVVRQWSTTRDTIRADDGLGTDMVEGLVRTRRGVWALTRSNGAALLRGRRVTTVDRVAGLPSSAVYAVAEARDGTVWFGTDRGLGQWDGARARAVGEEALGRQRILAVFERPADRGAVYAIGDRGLYRAEAEHVRPLGAVLYGAASRASINDAAYSAASDRLFLATSAGLVSVDLARIPNATTPPQVALLSVRVDDAVRALGGAPLGGDRVSMPAGRHRVEVQFAALLYSGAAVVEYRVGRGPWERTGPEHRVVFSDLGAGDHVVEARAVGPDGARSAEVARLTLAVAPRWWERPPVVLGLVALALLAFGAAVRSLSQRRLRREVERLEVERRVQDERERISRDLHDHVGAQLSSLLAGVELAKLARRARGGGASADPLEAVESDARETIRQLRETIWALHDETLTAGAFCHRLDAYAKSRVKGRIGTVSVVCEGSAERELPPVLALSLYRVAQEAITNALKHSGAQTLTVRLRPEDASVVLVIEDDGTFVEPAGGDGLSGFGLGSMRTRAERLGGTFDLATEAGTRVRVRVPLDARPSPA; encoded by the coding sequence ATGCCCATCCTCCGACGCGCCCTTCTCGCCGCCTGCCTCGCGGTCGCGCTCGCCGACGCGCAGCCGGCTTTCGACACGCTCACGCGCGTCGACGGGTTGCCGTCGGACTTCGTTCAGGCGGTCTATCAGGACCGGTTCGGCTTCCTCTGGTTCGGGACCGACGCCGGGCTCGCCCGCTACGACGGCCGTCGCGTCGTCCCGTTCACGGCCGACGACGGGCTGCCCGACCCGTTCGTCTACGCCATTGGGGAGGACGGCGACGGGACGCTCTGGGTCGGGACGTTCCGGGGACTCGCCCGGCGCGAGGGCGGCGGCTTCGCGGAGGTCGAGACGCCGTTCGGGGACGATCCGGTCCTGAGTGTGTCGCAGGGGCCGGCTGGCGAACTCCTGATCCGGACGGGGACGCACGCCGCGCTCCGCCGCGGCGGTGGATGGCGCGTCCTCCCCGTGGGCGAGGGGAGTGGGTGGGCCGGCGCGATCCCCCTCCCCGACGGCTCCATCGCCACCTCCCACCGGGTCGGTCCCACCGACGACGACGCGTGGGAGCTCCGCGCCTTCCCCGCCGGTGGCGGCCCGCCGACGCCGGTCGCGTCGCCCGAGGGCGTCGTCGGGCCCCGCTGGCTGTCCGAGGCCGGCGACGGGCTGACGTTCTGCGCCGGGCTCGAGGGCGTGGCGCTGGGGCGGATCAAGCTGGACCGGTTCGTGGCCGAGGCCGTCTACCCGCTCACGCGCGCCCGTCGTGTCGTGCTCGGCTCTCAGGGCGAGGTGTACGCCGTCGGCGACAACGGCGGCGTGTGGGTCGCCGACGCGCCCGATACGGAGCCAGTCCTCCTGAGCCCCCTCCGCGGCCAGGACCTCATCGTCGACCGCGAGGGCGGCGTGTGGGTCGGGACGTTCGGGCAGGGCGTGCTCCGGCTCGCGGGCCGCCACGTCGAGCGGCTGACCGAGGACCCCACGCTCCGACTGACTGCGGCCGACGGGGTGGTGTGGGCGACCGGCCGCGACGGCCTCGTCCGCGTGGACGCACGGACGAGGGTGGTCCAGAGAAACGCGTTTCGGGAGGGCCTCCGTGAGGTCGCGCCCGCGCGGAGGGGGGTCATCGTCACGAGAGGCGCGAGCGCCTACGCGCTCTCCGACCCGATGGCCCCTCTCGGAGTCCTGGTGGCAGAAGATCCCGGCTGGATCTCGGGCATCGACGCGCGGACCGATACGCTTTGGGTGTCCGGCTACGGTTCGGGCGTCGTCCGCCAGTGGAGCACGACGCGGGACACGATCCGCGCGGACGACGGCCTCGGCACCGACATGGTCGAAGGCCTCGTTCGCACGCGTCGCGGCGTCTGGGCGCTGACGCGCTCGAACGGTGCGGCGCTCCTCCGGGGCCGTCGCGTGACGACCGTGGACCGGGTCGCTGGCCTGCCCTCGTCGGCGGTCTACGCGGTCGCCGAGGCTCGAGACGGAACCGTTTGGTTCGGCACCGATCGTGGCCTCGGGCAGTGGGACGGGGCGCGCGCTCGCGCCGTCGGCGAGGAAGCGTTGGGACGGCAGAGGATCCTGGCCGTGTTCGAGCGCCCGGCCGACCGCGGGGCCGTCTACGCCATCGGCGACCGCGGGCTCTATCGCGCCGAGGCGGAGCATGTCCGGCCGCTCGGCGCTGTGCTCTATGGGGCCGCATCGCGCGCCTCGATCAACGACGCGGCGTACTCGGCGGCGAGCGATCGGCTGTTCCTCGCCACGTCCGCGGGCCTCGTGTCCGTCGACCTCGCGCGGATCCCGAACGCGACGACGCCGCCGCAGGTGGCCCTCCTCAGCGTCCGCGTGGACGACGCGGTCCGGGCGCTCGGCGGGGCGCCGCTCGGCGGCGACCGCGTCTCGATGCCGGCCGGACGGCACCGGGTCGAGGTCCAATTCGCGGCGCTCCTCTACAGCGGCGCGGCCGTCGTCGAGTACCGCGTCGGGCGGGGGCCGTGGGAGCGGACCGGCCCCGAGCACCGCGTCGTGTTCTCCGACCTCGGGGCGGGCGACCACGTCGTCGAGGCGCGCGCGGTGGGGCCGGACGGGGCGCGCTCGGCCGAGGTGGCCCGGCTCACGCTCGCCGTCGCGCCGCGGTGGTGGGAGCGCCCGCCGGTCGTGCTCGGGCTCGTCGCTCTCGCGCTCCTCGCGTTCGGGGCGGCCGTCCGGAGTCTGTCGCAGCGGCGGCTCCGGCGCGAGGTCGAGCGGCTCGAGGTGGAGCGGCGTGTCCAGGACGAGCGCGAGCGGATCAGTCGCGACCTCCACGACCACGTCGGGGCGCAACTGTCGTCGCTGCTCGCCGGCGTCGAACTGGCGAAGCTGGCGCGGCGCGCGCGCGGCGGCGGCGCCTCGGCCGACCCGCTGGAGGCCGTCGAGTCCGACGCCCGCGAGACGATCCGGCAGCTCCGCGAGACGATCTGGGCGCTCCACGACGAGACCCTCACGGCTGGCGCGTTCTGCCACCGGCTCGACGCCTACGCCAAGAGCCGGGTGAAGGGCCGCATCGGGACCGTGTCCGTGGTTTGCGAGGGGAGCGCAGAGCGCGAACTGCCTCCCGTGTTGGCGCTGTCCCTGTACCGCGTGGCGCAGGAGGCGATTACGAACGCGCTGAAGCACTCGGGCGCTCAGACTCTGACCGTCCGGCTTCGCCCCGAGGACGCCTCCGTCGTGCTCGTGATCGAAGACGACGGGACGTTCGTGGAGCCGGCGGGCGGTGACGGGCTCTCCGGCTTCGGCCTGGGCTCGATGCGCACGCGCGCCGAACGGCTCGGGGGGACGTTCGACCTCGCCACCGAGGCGGGCACGCGCGTTCGGGTTCGCGTGCCACTGGACGCCCGGCCCTCCCCGGCGTAG
- a CDS encoding lysylphosphatidylglycerol synthase transmembrane domain-containing protein gives MKDQTKRLLSLLLSLGLGALLLWLALRNADLGAVADALADGEWGWMVPFVGVGLASVALRAWRWGMLIDALPGRTERVPLTLTSASVAIGYLVNYAAPRLGEVARTANVSRQADVPFTSVLGTVVAERILDVIMLAIALLSVLLLYGDRVGGILGQARETLVGALAVPLWAIGLGVVLVAGLGALAVGLLLRRSGRIGALLAQFRDGLASVTRTGRPGLIILSTVLLWLSYGLMSDLPFRLLGMDAAYGLGPVEAWAVMAVGGIGMALPAPGGTGSFHYATVQALTLLFGVAVTPAATYALLVHAAGVVFYCVLGVLAVAVQGTSLSALTHTEADIDKAEAVEA, from the coding sequence ATGAAGGACCAGACCAAACGCCTCCTCTCGCTCCTCCTGAGCCTCGGCCTGGGCGCCCTCCTCCTGTGGCTGGCCCTCCGCAACGCCGACCTCGGCGCCGTCGCCGACGCCCTCGCCGACGGCGAGTGGGGCTGGATGGTGCCATTCGTCGGCGTCGGGCTCGCGTCGGTCGCCCTCCGTGCGTGGCGCTGGGGGATGCTGATCGACGCCCTGCCCGGGCGCACGGAGCGCGTGCCGCTCACGCTCACGTCGGCGTCGGTGGCCATCGGGTACCTCGTCAACTACGCGGCGCCCCGCCTCGGCGAGGTCGCGCGGACGGCGAACGTGTCGCGCCAGGCGGACGTCCCGTTCACGTCCGTGCTCGGGACCGTCGTCGCCGAGCGGATCCTCGACGTGATCATGCTGGCGATCGCGCTGTTGTCCGTGCTCCTGCTCTACGGCGACCGCGTGGGCGGCATCCTCGGGCAGGCCCGCGAGACGCTCGTGGGCGCGCTCGCCGTCCCGCTCTGGGCGATCGGCCTCGGGGTCGTGCTGGTGGCGGGCCTCGGCGCCCTCGCCGTCGGGCTCCTGCTCCGGCGGAGCGGACGGATCGGGGCGCTCCTCGCGCAGTTCCGCGACGGGCTCGCGTCGGTCACGCGGACGGGCCGCCCCGGCCTGATCATCCTCTCGACCGTCCTCCTCTGGCTCAGCTACGGGCTGATGTCGGACCTCCCCTTCCGGCTCCTCGGGATGGACGCCGCGTACGGGCTCGGGCCGGTCGAGGCGTGGGCCGTGATGGCCGTCGGCGGGATCGGGATGGCGCTGCCGGCGCCGGGCGGGACGGGCTCGTTCCACTACGCGACGGTCCAGGCGCTGACGCTCCTGTTCGGCGTGGCCGTGACGCCGGCCGCGACCTACGCGCTCCTCGTGCACGCGGCCGGCGTCGTGTTCTACTGCGTCCTCGGCGTGCTGGCGGTCGCCGTCCAGGGCACGTCGCTGAGCGCGCTCACCCACACCGAGGCTGACATCGACAAGGCGGAGGCCGTCGAGGCGTGA
- a CDS encoding LolA family protein, producing MTHSVPFRPLGLLTLLAAVLLAGQVQAQTPEAVAQRLQERYGALSSLRASFVQTAGGQQLRGTLSVRRDAFRLDLGHQVLVTDGGTLWSYSRDDEQVVVQDYELTRVGFSVGQLFTDYLEVFRVTGATKATIGGVQHDVLTLRPRQSGMSVRDATLYVRSSDAVPTRVRVHDTNGGTLAFDLRDVQRNVSLPASTFRFDAPSGTEVVDLR from the coding sequence ATGACCCACTCGGTACCCTTCCGCCCCCTCGGCCTGCTGACCCTGCTCGCGGCCGTCCTCCTCGCTGGACAGGTCCAGGCCCAGACGCCCGAGGCGGTGGCCCAGCGGCTCCAGGAGCGCTACGGCGCGCTCTCCTCCCTCCGCGCCTCGTTCGTCCAGACCGCCGGCGGGCAGCAGCTCCGCGGCACCCTCTCCGTCCGCCGCGACGCGTTCCGGCTCGACCTCGGACATCAGGTCCTCGTCACCGACGGCGGCACGCTGTGGTCGTACTCCCGCGACGACGAGCAGGTCGTGGTCCAGGACTACGAGCTCACGCGCGTCGGCTTCTCGGTCGGCCAGCTGTTCACGGACTACCTCGAGGTATTCCGAGTGACCGGCGCCACGAAGGCCACGATCGGCGGCGTCCAGCACGACGTGCTGACGCTCCGGCCCCGTCAGTCGGGCATGTCGGTCCGCGACGCGACGCTCTACGTCCGCTCCTCCGACGCCGTCCCGACCCGCGTGCGCGTCCACGACACGAACGGCGGGACGCTCGCCTTCGACCTCCGCGACGTCCAGCGGAACGTGTCGCTGCCCGCCTCGACGTTCCGGTTCGACGCGCCGTCGGGCACCGAGGTCGTCGACCTCCGCTGA
- the hisH gene encoding imidazole glycerol phosphate synthase subunit HisH, with amino-acid sequence MTTLIDYGIGNLRSLAKAFAAAGVEAVRTDDADRIAEAERLVLPGVGAFGACAAELRARGLFDLVRQRAEAGVPLLGVCVGMQLLFDASEERGEHAGLGLLPGRVVRFARDAEADGRRLKVPHMGWNRLRPQRPHPIVEGDDWVYFVHSYHAAPADPTDVVATVDYGAEVPAVVGRANVVGVQFHPEKSARAGLAMLRRFASWTPSPTTAPV; translated from the coding sequence ATGACCACCCTCATCGACTACGGCATCGGCAACCTCCGGTCGCTGGCCAAAGCGTTCGCCGCGGCCGGCGTCGAGGCCGTCCGCACCGACGACGCCGACCGGATTGCCGAGGCCGAGCGCCTCGTGCTGCCGGGCGTCGGCGCGTTCGGGGCCTGCGCGGCCGAGCTCCGCGCACGCGGGCTGTTCGACCTCGTCCGCCAGCGCGCCGAGGCCGGCGTCCCGCTCCTCGGCGTGTGCGTCGGGATGCAGCTCCTATTCGACGCCTCCGAAGAGCGCGGCGAGCACGCCGGCCTCGGGCTTCTCCCGGGCCGGGTCGTCCGCTTCGCCCGGGACGCCGAGGCCGATGGGCGCCGCCTGAAGGTGCCGCACATGGGCTGGAACCGGCTCCGACCGCAGCGCCCGCACCCGATCGTCGAGGGAGACGACTGGGTCTACTTCGTCCACTCGTACCACGCCGCGCCCGCCGACCCGACGGACGTCGTCGCGACCGTCGACTACGGCGCCGAGGTGCCCGCGGTCGTCGGGCGGGCGAACGTGGTCGGCGTCCAGTTCCACCCGGAGAAGAGCGCCCGCGCGGGGCTCGCGATGCTGCGTAGGTTCGCGTCCTGGACGCCCTCCCCCACCACGGCCCCCGTCTGA
- the rlmB gene encoding 23S rRNA (guanosine(2251)-2'-O)-methyltransferase RlmB, whose translation MAHSDSRTDVLAGRHPVRDALDLADGRIEKVYLQKGVHGSAIDGIRRAAKAAGVPVQMVPKPKVDGLAPQAEHQGVVAVVAPVAYADLDDMLAGIAPTLDVVRETKPVLIALDEVEDPRNFGAILRSAVAAGTAGAVVPERRMAPLSAVAIKASAGTALQIPVARVANLVDAIQQLKERGYWVVGLADDAEGDKATTVWTYDWDRPVVIVVGNEGSGLRPGVRAACDALASIPMRGPVESLNASVAAGIALFAAVKDRD comes from the coding sequence ATGGCCCACTCCGACTCCCGCACCGACGTCCTCGCCGGCCGGCACCCCGTCCGCGACGCGCTCGACCTCGCCGACGGCCGGATCGAGAAGGTGTACCTCCAGAAGGGCGTCCACGGGAGCGCCATCGACGGGATCCGTCGCGCGGCGAAGGCGGCCGGCGTGCCGGTCCAGATGGTGCCCAAGCCGAAAGTCGACGGCCTCGCGCCCCAGGCCGAGCACCAGGGCGTCGTGGCCGTCGTCGCGCCCGTCGCCTACGCCGACCTCGACGACATGCTGGCCGGCATCGCGCCGACGCTCGACGTGGTCCGCGAGACCAAGCCCGTCCTGATCGCGCTCGATGAGGTCGAGGACCCTCGCAACTTCGGGGCGATCCTTCGGAGCGCCGTCGCCGCCGGCACCGCCGGCGCTGTGGTGCCCGAGCGGCGGATGGCCCCGCTTTCGGCCGTCGCCATCAAGGCGAGCGCCGGGACGGCCCTCCAGATCCCCGTCGCCCGCGTGGCGAACCTCGTCGACGCGATCCAGCAGCTCAAGGAGCGCGGCTACTGGGTCGTCGGTCTGGCCGACGACGCGGAGGGCGACAAGGCCACGACCGTCTGGACGTACGACTGGGACCGGCCCGTCGTGATCGTGGTGGGGAACGAGGGGAGCGGGCTCCGTCCCGGCGTCCGTGCGGCGTGCGACGCCCTCGCGTCGATCCCGATGCGCGGGCCGGTCGAGTCGCTCAACGCGAGCGTCGCCGCCGGGATCGCCCTGTTCGCGGCCGTCAAGGACCGGGACTGA
- the hisA gene encoding 1-(5-phosphoribosyl)-5-[(5-phosphoribosylamino)methylideneamino]imidazole-4-carboxamide isomerase: MLVIPAIDLRDGRCVRLRQGRYEDETVYFDDPVRMAKLWRVMNAKVLHLVDLDAARTTADEVSDNRAVIAQIAETLDVPVQVGGGIRTLDDVQAMLDLGVYRVVMGTAAVRDPDLVSEVIERFGASRVVVGIDAHDGEVMTEGWEAGSGVDAVDLALDMERRGVRRFVYTDISRDGTLEGPNIEAYRELAEQLDKAHLTASGGVGDYKDLLALQAVEASGVDSVIVGRALYENRFPCQQFWCWHRKNEVDLERFSTARLALKGK, from the coding sequence ATGCTCGTCATCCCCGCCATCGACCTCCGCGACGGCCGGTGCGTCCGGCTCCGCCAGGGGCGCTACGAGGACGAGACCGTCTACTTCGACGACCCCGTCCGGATGGCCAAGCTGTGGCGGGTGATGAACGCGAAGGTCCTCCACCTCGTCGACCTCGACGCGGCGCGGACCACGGCGGACGAAGTCAGCGACAACCGAGCCGTCATCGCCCAGATCGCCGAGACGCTCGACGTCCCGGTCCAGGTCGGCGGTGGCATCCGGACCCTCGACGATGTCCAGGCGATGCTTGACCTCGGCGTCTACCGCGTCGTGATGGGCACGGCGGCCGTCCGCGATCCAGACCTCGTGAGCGAGGTGATCGAGCGGTTCGGCGCTAGCCGCGTGGTCGTCGGGATCGACGCGCACGACGGCGAGGTGATGACGGAGGGCTGGGAGGCCGGGTCCGGCGTCGACGCCGTCGACCTCGCGCTCGACATGGAGCGCCGCGGCGTCCGCCGGTTCGTCTACACCGACATCAGCCGCGACGGGACGCTCGAAGGCCCCAACATTGAGGCGTACCGGGAGCTCGCGGAGCAGCTCGACAAGGCCCACCTCACGGCCTCCGGCGGCGTCGGCGACTACAAGGACCTCCTGGCGCTCCAAGCCGTCGAGGCCTCGGGCGTCGATTCCGTCATCGTGGGGCGCGCGCTCTACGAGAATCGATTCCCCTGCCAGCAGTTCTGGTGCTGGCACCGCAAGAACGAGGTCGACCTCGAGCGCTTCTCCACGGCCCGGCTGGCGTTGAAGGGCAAATAG
- a CDS encoding putative molybdenum carrier protein — MALTIVSGGQSGVDRAALDAAMALGLDVVGWCPAHRWAEDGPIPGRYPLRETPSADPAERTRWNVRDSDATLVVAPAAPSGGTALTLEVAHDLGRPRLVVPPDPDRLGEAADWAAHVVPEAGRLNVAGPRESEAPGVYVAARAWLTDLFTRLRQR, encoded by the coding sequence ATGGCCCTCACGATCGTCTCCGGTGGACAGAGCGGGGTCGATCGCGCCGCGCTCGACGCGGCGATGGCGCTCGGACTGGACGTCGTCGGCTGGTGCCCCGCACACCGCTGGGCCGAAGACGGGCCGATCCCGGGCCGCTACCCGCTCCGCGAGACGCCCTCCGCCGATCCCGCCGAGCGGACGCGTTGGAACGTCCGCGACAGCGACGCGACGCTCGTGGTCGCCCCGGCCGCGCCGTCGGGCGGCACGGCGCTCACCCTCGAGGTCGCCCATGACCTCGGCCGGCCGCGTCTTGTGGTCCCGCCCGACCCCGACCGCCTCGGTGAGGCCGCGGACTGGGCCGCCCACGTGGTGCCCGAGGCGGGCCGGCTCAACGTAGCGGGGCCGCGCGAGAGCGAGGCGCCGGGCGTGTACGTTGCCGCCCGCGCGTGGCTGACCGACCTCTTCACGCGGCTCCGTCAGCGCTGA